The Erigeron canadensis isolate Cc75 chromosome 4, C_canadensis_v1, whole genome shotgun sequence genome window below encodes:
- the LOC122597160 gene encoding uncharacterized protein LOC122597160 has product MARELRLLYSIPLIICLTQVRALGIPREQLVPCYYIFGDSLVDCGNNNDLDTLAKANYLPYGVDFPDGVNGRFTNGRTIADIIGQLLGFQKFIEPYTTATDDDIGIGVNYGSGSAGIREESGSHLGDRVSLGRQLLNHEAIVSRLSLKQDNKTFTEEYLSKCLYIVNIGNNDYINNYLMPTNYPSSHQYTVDQFATVLMRQYTQQLKTLYRLGARKIAVFGLGMIGCAPAEIERFGTNGKPCVEWINDAVMVFNQQLKPLVDELNNGYPDARFTFINLTNILAPKGGVALPNKPCCPVREDGQCIPESIPCPNRALSVYLDSFHPTEIANRVLAKRSFNSLSPVDASPYDISQLNMASYNFTMVFRILVIVATLIQFQTLVVVAGEPQVPCYFIFGDSLVDSGNNNGLTTAAKANYPPYGIDFPQGTTGRFTNGRTKADVIGQLLGFVDNFIPPYATATNPEISKGVNYGSGGAGIRDDTGRNLGDRISLNRQLLNHASIISRLSLLQRNKTFTNEYLKKCIYVLEMGSNDYINNYLMPNNYVTSRIYTPDQYAAVLVRQYSKQLMNLYNLGARKIAVFGLSLIGCTPAEIARFGTEGKPCVQPINDAVELFNNRLKPVIDEINTNFQDARFTFINMTGISTPEGGLVSPDPPCCQVRSDGQCIPNSIPCPNRDVTIFYDGFHPTEIVNSFFAARSYVAQSPMDASPYDIRQLARL; this is encoded by the exons ATGGCTCGTGAACTCAGGCTATTGTATTCGATTCCTTTGATTATTTGTTTGACGCAGGTCAGGGCGTTGGGAATTCCTAGAGAACAACTAGTCCCATGTTATTACATATTTGGAGACTCGTTGGTAGATTGCGGCAACAACAATGATCTTGATACGCTAGCAAAAGCTAATTATCTGCCGTATGGGGTTGATTTCCCGGATGGTGTCAATGGAAGATTCACCAATGGTCGAACCATTGCAGACATTATCG GTCAACTTCTTGGTTTTCAAAAGTTCATCGAGCCATATACTACAGCAACTGACGATGATATTGGCATAGGCGTAAACTATGGTAGCGGTAGTGCTGGTATTCGAGAGGAATCTGGAAGTCATCTG ggTGATCGGGTGAGCTTGGGTAGGCAACTACTTAATCATGAAGCCATAGTTTCACGTCTTTCACTCAAACAAGATAACAAGACATTTACAGAGGAATACCTCAGTAAATGTCTTTACATAGTAAATATTGGAAACAATGATTACATCAATAACTACCTAATGCCGACAAATTACCCTTCGAGTCACCAATACACAGTGGATCAATTTGCAACCGTCCTAATGCGACAGTACACTCAGCAACTTAAG ACTTTGTACAGATTGGGGGCGAGAAAGATTGCCGTATTCGGTTTAGGTATGATAGGGTGTGCCCCGGCTGAGATAGAAAGGTTTGGCACGAATGGAAAACCTTGCGTGGAATGGATTAATGACGCGGTTATGGTATTTAATCAGCAACTTAAGCCTCTTGTAGATGAGCTCAACAATGGTTACCCTGATGCAAGATTCACATTCATTAACCTTACAAACATTTTAGCCCCAAAAGGAG GAGTGGCATTGCCAAATAAACCTTGTTGTCCAGTACGAGAAGATGGACAATGCATTCCTGAGTCAATTCCATGCCCGAACCGGGCTTTATCTGTTTACCTCGACAGTTTTCATCCCACGGAAATCGCAAATAGAGTCCTTGCGAAAAGATCATTCAACTCACTATCTCCGGTGGACGCGTCTCCTTATGATATTTCCCAATTAA ATATGGCTTCTTATAACTTCACCATGGTCTTTCGTATCCTCGTGATAGTTGCAACATTGATCCAGTTTCAAACATTGGTCGTCGTTGCCGGTGAACCACAAGTCCCGTGCTACTTCATATTTGGAGACTCGTTGGTAGACAGTGGAAATAACAACGGACTCACAACCGCGGCTAAAGCAAATTATCCACCTTACGGGATTGACTTTCCTCAAGGCACAACCGGAAGATTTACCAATGGCCGAACCAAGGCAGACGTCATTG GACAACTTCTAGGTTTTGTGGATAACTTCATTCCACCTTATGCTACTGCAACTAACCCAGAGATCAGCAAGGGGGTAAACTATGGTAGCGGTGGTGCTGGTATTCGCGATGACACTGGAAGAAATCTG GGTGATCGGATCAGCTTGAATAGGCAACTACTTAACCACGCATCAATAATTTCACGACTTTCCCTTTTGCAACGAAACAAGACATTTACTAATGAATACCTTAAAAAGTGCATTTACGTGTTAGAAATGGGAAGCAACGATTACATCAACAACTATTTGATGCCCAACAATTACGTGACAAGCCGTATCTATACTCCGGATCAATATGCAGCAGTCCTCGTCCGACAATACTCTAAACAACTAATG AATTTGTATAATTTGGGAGCAAGAAAAATTGCAGTGTTTGGGTTGAGTCTAATAGGGTGCACTCCAGCTGAGATCGCAAGGTTTGGCACAGAAGGAAAACCATGCGTTCAGCCGATCAATGATGCAGTTGAACTGTTTAACAACAGGCTTAAGCCGGTTATTGATGAGATTAACACTAACTTCCAAGATGCAAGATTCACTTTCATTAACATGACCGGCATTTCAACACCAGAAGGAG GTTTAGTATCGCCAGATCCTCCATGTTGCCAAGTGAGGTCAGATGGACAATGCATTCCAAACTCCATCCCTTGCCCCAACCGCGATGTCACTATTTTCTACGATGGTTTTCATCCCACGGAAATTGTGAACTCTTTCTTTGCAGCACGATCATATGTCGCACAATCTCCCATGGATGCTTCTCCTTATGATATCAGACAATTGGCTCGCCTTTAA